One stretch of Carassius carassius chromosome 18, fCarCar2.1, whole genome shotgun sequence DNA includes these proteins:
- the syt14b gene encoding synaptotagmin-14b isoform X3: MAFFKSFQQSLPSVSSLLDSVSNTVSTAVDDLSSAVSDVTYTVSDQLTEQVNTIINKVNTEEDDKSRKEDLGSSEDIRKERRNSRLKRQETEGNAADSGEGEGRKSRKSKKNSMWTIETDEEEIKREKERQEEARKAEEEEWEWIYTPAKGWYRKKRDPNQPQSFSPNSDNKKGNSDQASKEAESVAQEENASSSGKHKDEGDNHNENANGMHPGNSQKKQDSQEMSGDTDTTASKYENNAEHSSVEEDDTGRKKDKAGKDVGCPEKGSSESEDETPKRHKDSNQQKSGWKNKDTENEDCSSEASAEQVKRKNGSSSLNELQPPPYRDKDDLKCGSRGRSDSAEGSGSEISEASEDPEDTESYLNKGYEEDAPSDSTAVLGPEDSLLPPLPETYEPEALGKYGTLDVAFEYDPSEQRLAVTVTAATDIPTLKSTGNISWQVHLVLLPTKKQRAKTGVQKGPCPVFTETFRFSCVEKEALGDYAVRFRLYSVRRMKKEKVLGEKVFYLTKLNLQGKLALPVTLEPGTSVPGCGSVVSVSRSAGALSYHSTGESSTPELLLGLLYNSTTGRLSAEVVKGSHFKNSATDKLPIGLFCCVKRFISGQLYIMRGGAVPAV, translated from the exons ATGGCATTTTTCAAGAGCTTCCAACAGAGCCTACCTTCTGTCAGTTCCCTCCTGGACTCTGTCTCAAACACCGTCTCAACTGCCGTGGACGATTTGTCCTCTGCAGTGAGTGATGTCACCTACACTGTCAGTGACCAGCTAACGGAGCAGGTCAATACAATCATCAACAAAGTAAATACTGAAGAGGATGACAAATCCAGGAAAGAGGATTTGGGTTCTTCTGAAGACATCCGAAAGGAGAGGAGGAACAGCAGGCTGAAGCGTCAGGAGACAGAAGGTAATGCTGCAGACAGTGGAGAAGGAGAAGGTCGAAAGAGCCGAAAATCGAAAAAGAACTCTATGTGGACTATTGAAACAGATGAAGAGGAAATAAAGAGGGAAAAAGAAAGGCAAGAGGAAGCAAGAAAAGCTGAGGAGGAGGAGTGGGAGTGGATTTACACCCCTGCTAAAGGTTGGTATCGTAAAAAGAGGGACCCAAACCAACCACAAAGCTTTTCTCCGAACTCAGACAACAAGAAAGGGAACAGTGACCAAGCATCAAAAGAGGCAGAGTCTGTCGCCCAGGAGGAGAACGCCTCCTCGTCTGGCAAACACAAGGATGAAGGTGACAACcacaatgaaaatgctaatggGATGCACCCGGGTAATAGTCAGAAAAAGCAGGATTCTCAGGAAATGTCTGGTGATACTGATACAACAGCATCAAAGTATGAAAACAATGCAGAGCACAGTAGTGTTGAGGAAGATGATACAggcagaaaaaaagacaaagcaGGTAAAG ATGTGGGTTGTCCAGAGAAAGGATCATCTGAGAGTGAAGACGAAACTCCAAAAAGACACAAAGATTCCAATCAGCAGAAAAGTGGATGGAAAAACAAAGATACTGAGAATGAGGATTGCAGTAGTGAGGCCTCTGCTGAGCAGG TTAAAAGGAAAAATGGTTCAAGTTCCCTGAATGAACTTCAGCCTCCACCGTACCGGGACAAAGACGATCTCAAGTGTGGCTCTAGGGGCCGCAGTGACTCAGCAGAGGGCAGTGGAAGTGAGATCAGTGAGGCCAGTGAAGACCCTGAGGACACAGAGAGTTACCTGAATAAGGGCTATGAAGAGGACGCACCCAGTGACAGCACAGCTGTTTTGGGCCCGGAG GACAGCTTACTCCCACCCCTTCCAGAAACATATGAACCAGAGGCACTGGGGAAATATGGCACACTGGATGTGGCATTTGAATATGACCCCAGTGAACAACGGCTTGCGGTGACGGTGACCGCTGCCACTGATATTCCAACCCTTAAGAGCACAGGGAACATTTCTTGGCAGGTCCACCTGGTTCTGCTGCCCACCAAGAAGCAGAGGGCGAAGACAGGAGTGCAGAAGGGACCCTGTCCCGTCTTCACAGAGACATTTCGGTTCTCATGTGTTGAGAAGGAGGCCTTGGGGGACTATGCAGTCCGGTTCCGTCTCTACAGTGTGAGGCGCATGAAGAAGGAGAAGGTCCTAGGCGAGAAGGTGTTCTACTTAACCAAACTCAATCTGCAGGGCAAGCTTGCTCTGCCTGTTACTCTAGAACCTGGCACATCCGTTCCT GGCTGTGGATCAGTGGTGAGTGTCTCTCGTAGCGCGGGAGCTCTGTCGTACCACTCCACTGGTGAATCCTCCACTCCAGAGCTTCTGTTGGGTCTCCTCTACAACTCCACCACAGGAAGACTGTCTGCCGAAGTTGTTAAAGGGAGCCATTTTAAAAACTCAGCCACCGATAAACTGCCCA TTGGCCTCTTTTGTTGTGTAAAACGCTTCATTAGTGGGCAACTATATATAATGAGAG
- the syt14b gene encoding synaptotagmin-14b isoform X4 — MAFFKSFQQSLPSVSSLLDSVSNTVSTAVDDLSSAVSDVTYTVSDQLTEQVNTIINKVNTEEDDKSRKEDLGSSEDIRKERRNSRLKRQETEGNAADSGEGEGRKSRKSKKNSMWTIETDEEEIKREKERQEEARKAEEEEWEWIYTPAKGWYRKKRDPNQPQSFSPNSDNKKGNSDQASKEAESVAQEENASSSGKHKDEGDNHNENANGMHPGNSQKKQDSQEMSGDTDTTASKYENNAEHSSVEEDDTGRKKDKAGKDVGCPEKGSSESEDETPKRHKDSNQQKSGWKNKDTENEDCSSEASAEQVKRKNGSSSLNELQPPPYRDKDDLKCGSRGRSDSAEGSGSEISEASEDPEDTESYLNKGYEEDAPSDSTAVLGPEDSLLPPLPETYEPEALGKYGTLDVAFEYDPSEQRLAVTVTAATDIPTLKSTGNISWQVHLVLLPTKKQRAKTGVQKGPCPVFTETFRFSCVEKEALGDYAVRFRLYSVRRMKKEKVLGEKVFYLTKLNLQGKLALPVTLEPGTSVPGCGSVVSVSRSAGALSYHSTGESSTPELLLGLLYNSTTGRLSAEVVKGSHFKNSATDKLPSGAVPAV; from the exons ATGGCATTTTTCAAGAGCTTCCAACAGAGCCTACCTTCTGTCAGTTCCCTCCTGGACTCTGTCTCAAACACCGTCTCAACTGCCGTGGACGATTTGTCCTCTGCAGTGAGTGATGTCACCTACACTGTCAGTGACCAGCTAACGGAGCAGGTCAATACAATCATCAACAAAGTAAATACTGAAGAGGATGACAAATCCAGGAAAGAGGATTTGGGTTCTTCTGAAGACATCCGAAAGGAGAGGAGGAACAGCAGGCTGAAGCGTCAGGAGACAGAAGGTAATGCTGCAGACAGTGGAGAAGGAGAAGGTCGAAAGAGCCGAAAATCGAAAAAGAACTCTATGTGGACTATTGAAACAGATGAAGAGGAAATAAAGAGGGAAAAAGAAAGGCAAGAGGAAGCAAGAAAAGCTGAGGAGGAGGAGTGGGAGTGGATTTACACCCCTGCTAAAGGTTGGTATCGTAAAAAGAGGGACCCAAACCAACCACAAAGCTTTTCTCCGAACTCAGACAACAAGAAAGGGAACAGTGACCAAGCATCAAAAGAGGCAGAGTCTGTCGCCCAGGAGGAGAACGCCTCCTCGTCTGGCAAACACAAGGATGAAGGTGACAACcacaatgaaaatgctaatggGATGCACCCGGGTAATAGTCAGAAAAAGCAGGATTCTCAGGAAATGTCTGGTGATACTGATACAACAGCATCAAAGTATGAAAACAATGCAGAGCACAGTAGTGTTGAGGAAGATGATACAggcagaaaaaaagacaaagcaGGTAAAG ATGTGGGTTGTCCAGAGAAAGGATCATCTGAGAGTGAAGACGAAACTCCAAAAAGACACAAAGATTCCAATCAGCAGAAAAGTGGATGGAAAAACAAAGATACTGAGAATGAGGATTGCAGTAGTGAGGCCTCTGCTGAGCAGG TTAAAAGGAAAAATGGTTCAAGTTCCCTGAATGAACTTCAGCCTCCACCGTACCGGGACAAAGACGATCTCAAGTGTGGCTCTAGGGGCCGCAGTGACTCAGCAGAGGGCAGTGGAAGTGAGATCAGTGAGGCCAGTGAAGACCCTGAGGACACAGAGAGTTACCTGAATAAGGGCTATGAAGAGGACGCACCCAGTGACAGCACAGCTGTTTTGGGCCCGGAG GACAGCTTACTCCCACCCCTTCCAGAAACATATGAACCAGAGGCACTGGGGAAATATGGCACACTGGATGTGGCATTTGAATATGACCCCAGTGAACAACGGCTTGCGGTGACGGTGACCGCTGCCACTGATATTCCAACCCTTAAGAGCACAGGGAACATTTCTTGGCAGGTCCACCTGGTTCTGCTGCCCACCAAGAAGCAGAGGGCGAAGACAGGAGTGCAGAAGGGACCCTGTCCCGTCTTCACAGAGACATTTCGGTTCTCATGTGTTGAGAAGGAGGCCTTGGGGGACTATGCAGTCCGGTTCCGTCTCTACAGTGTGAGGCGCATGAAGAAGGAGAAGGTCCTAGGCGAGAAGGTGTTCTACTTAACCAAACTCAATCTGCAGGGCAAGCTTGCTCTGCCTGTTACTCTAGAACCTGGCACATCCGTTCCT GGCTGTGGATCAGTGGTGAGTGTCTCTCGTAGCGCGGGAGCTCTGTCGTACCACTCCACTGGTGAATCCTCCACTCCAGAGCTTCTGTTGGGTCTCCTCTACAACTCCACCACAGGAAGACTGTCTGCCGAAGTTGTTAAAGGGAGCCATTTTAAAAACTCAGCCACCGATAAACTGCCCA